The genomic region AAAAGGATGCGCCAACTAGCCGAAGTCgcaaacagcagcaacagcaacagcaacaacaaaatgctgaaagtataaaacaaaaaccaaacgcTTTAGGCAACTCATCAACTGCCAACAGAAAGTCGAATGGTGGTATTCCTTGGTCCAGCAATGCCGCCTCGCCGTCTGGTGGTAGCATCACAACATCCGCTTCAGCTCCAGCACTTACACGCAAGAAATCGCAGACGAAGTTGCAAAAAGAAAAGGAGCGCGCCGAGCGTGAGACGCTTGTGCTATGGCGTCGACCGGTGCAAACTGTCAGATATTGTGGTCTTGAGTTGGTCACTCTAGTGCACACCTCGTGGAAGCGGTAAATCTGTTGCTTAAGTAAAAATTgattatgtttttaattatttattttctttctagGTTACTACAGCAACGTGGCTTACTCGCGGCTGTCTTAGTTTTAGGTACTTTACTCAGCTTTACTTGCTACCTGCCAGGACCGCATCAACTTGTGTTGGACGTTGTGCGCCGCAATACTTGGTTCTTTATTTACTGGACAGGGTTAGGTGTACTTTCCTCGGTAGGTTTGGGTACAGGATTACACACATTTTTGCTGTACTTGGGACCACACATAGCTAGTGTAACACTTGCTGCGTATGAATGCAATTCGTTGAACTTTCCGCGACCACCATATCCCGATGAGTGAGTATGAAAACGAATTAAATAGCAATATTCTACTAATTTGTGTTACTTACTGTTTAGTATAATTTGCCCGGAAGAGCCATATGTAAAGAAAATGCCAAATCTGTGGATGATTATGAGTAAAGTGCGCATGGAAGCATTCCTTTGGGGTGCTGGTACTGCTTTGGGTGAGTTGCCACCATATTTTATGGCAAAGGCAGCTCGTCTCTCTGGTTATGACCCCGATGATGCTGAAGAACTAGCTGAATTCGAAGCGTTGAAAGCTAAACGTAATCAGacgaatttgagtttgatggatAAGGGCAAATTGTTTATGGAACGCGTGGTGGAGCGTGTTGGTTTTCTCGGAATACTGGCATGTGCGAGTGTAAGTGAAAtgcaaaataacataaaattcacTGATTATGACTTTGTTTAACCTAACCGAACTCATTCGTAGATTCCCAATCCTCTCTTTGATTTGGCCGGCATCACATGCGGTCACTTTTTGGTGCCATTCTGGACTTTCTTCGGTGCTACGCTCATCGGCAAGGCCATCATCAAGATGCACATACAGAAAGTATTCGTTATAATTGCTTTTAATGAGGCGTTGATCGAACGTGCTGTCGATTTACTTGGAAAGTTGCCCATATTTGGCAAAAAGCTGCAGGAGCCTTTCAAAGGCTTCCTCAATAATCAGAAGAAACACTTGCATCGCCAACGCCAGCCAGCGGCCGAGTCGGGCAATTTGCTGTCCAAAGTGTTTGAAACATTCGTAATTTGTATGGTCTGCTACTTCATAATTTCGATTGTGAATTCTTTGGCGCAAAATTACCATAAACGGCTGCATAAGAAGCACGTGAAAAAGGTGAAGAAGTCGATAGGAAAAGATTAGGAGAAGACGAAGGATGCGGAAAGGAGTTAAATTAGTTGATGTAGCGTTCGATGAGGAAGCAGAAAAAGTACATAAAATAGAGCGTAGCGCATGTGactgaattatttatttgaaagtgaTAAAATCATGAGTGATGTGGAAAGTAAATGAAACAGTGGGGGAGTTTTCaatctacataaatatattccGAGTTCAAATGCCTTTACGTCTACTAATGTTGTGTTTAGCTAAATTCCTACTCGAGTAAAGGTGAACAATCATCGCaatgaaatattattaaagaATGGACCATCATCAAGGCAAATTAAATGTGATTGATGGtgatttagttaaatttttaatttaatttgtgaaTGCTGATTTACtttaaattatacaaataatGTTAAATATATTGAAGGTACAGCAGGATTCGAACAGCCTTATGCTGATTGAATCATAAGCAACTAGTcctaatttgtatgtatgtatatacaaaaacaaactagTAAGAGCACATCGATTGAagctcattttatttaaaattaaagcctATTTCACATGTGAGATATATGGGTGTGTTTTGTGTGCATTTATTTTCATGTTggcatgaaatgtttttttcgattattaaaaaaataggaaaagggTAAAATAGAAGGTATGTACCTACAATAGAGAAACAAAGgcgtaatatatgtatgtacatgaaaaaaaattaacaaaaaatactaGGTTTAGACGCGTTGCACTTGTATTCTAGCAATAGTTGCgtgataaattttaattaaataaaataaatttaaagaaaaaagtaagagtTAAGTAAAGAATTCGGCCAAATTGCAGAGGgaaagtagaaataaaaaaaactccctagagtgaaaataaaaatacatttgcaaaattatatagaaaaaggtttttcaaaGAGCCTGTCGTGCGCCAAAAATGGCTTTACCAAAAAGTTGTAAGAATATTAATTAAACGAATAAATACACAGTGTGAAACCTTTAATAAAACCAAAACCATTTGCatactacaaaaattaaataaataagtataaataaataaataaacttttgtggtattatttaaaaaaaaaattgaattctactcgacatacatatgtatatcggaTATATTCTATCATGTATAATATATTcgtgtattattttttaaatttgtttttaatttttatttaaaatttgttttctaaatttgtttgttatttaattattttttctaatttttttttgagtttgtttttttaatttaaatttttttactttttttattttttttttaatatttcttttttaattaaaaaaaaaatttgtttaaattaaaaaaatggttttttttaatttttttttttatatttttttaattttaattttatttttttaatccacTTTCTCGTTTTTCCTTGATTTCTTAgtgaaaatatagttttataaaCCAGGCCAACGTTAATTATAGAATTTTCGATTTAAGgctaaataaagggtgattagattggaggtactttttccaacagGGTTTTTTACAATTCACGCGTGCATATTTTTTCcggtattcattgacatttcatcatggaaagacttacgcctcaacaacgtttacaaatcgtaccattgtattacgaaaatcggcgAAACATAACGATATTCAGCgttgaggcccatttttgactTAATGGTTACGTAAATaggcaaaattgccgtatttggggcTGAAGAGCaagccattcaagaatagccattgcatccattgaaagcaaccgtttggtgcggcctatgggctggaggaatcatcggccaatATTTGTTCAAAGACGagactggcgccaatgtaacagtgaatggcgaacgctatcgcgccttgataaacaactttttgatgccggaaattgaagcccgcgTTTTCCACAGTATTTGGTTCCAAGAAGACGGCGTTACTTgccataaatttagtgtttACGGTgagccattcaaaattggtgtttacggatgaccgaattacggcgcagttgaagccaatatttgaaagagattatctttgaaaaaataaatgttatgaatgcttctattcaaaaataatatatatagattgcccaatcaatttgaattttcgttcttttattttaatttaaaatccgatacctctaaactgATCAGCCTTTACAACGTTgcgagctttatttgttctttttttcgtGAGCTCAAAAATGCATTTCACCCAAAAAATGGAAAGAATTTGAGAACATTTTCGgacgatgatttattacgatttccgAGACAGAAGTGCATTGATCCACTTACTTCGACTCTTGGTATTAAAGCACCACACTTAACAGCTGACAAATCTTGGATCTAGAAATATGAACCGGAAATAAAACAGCGCTAGACAGTATGGGTGTTCCATgacgagcttaatccaacaaaagcaCCTCAAGGCAAATTATCGGctgtttttttcgtaaaatctaGTCATGTCGCAAATATACCAATTAATATTTACAGTCAATTATACGTGGTACACacccatttgtttgccagaagttttcggagaatcGGGGAGAACCAATCGCCGAAGGCCAGTCATGCTttaccaagacaatgcgagctctcacgtattGCTCACAAATTTGTTGGTGGCAATTTTGTTGGTCATGATGCTCCGATTTTGTTGGACTATTATCTGTAGGGTTATCTTAAAGAAAGAGTTCATGTGAGTAAACCAGAAGCAATTGAAAGAGAACATCCGAGATAGAGCGCGAATCATGTCTAAATGCTATCCGAAATTTCGCAAAATAATTGTCAACTGTAAAGGTGCTTgcgaaatatatttgaaaaatatcactATCACTCATAAATGTTAAAACCTAAAGGGGATAATgaatttccattcaaaattactaaatttaaaatttaaaataaaaataaactcgaACTCGAAGGACCTTGTACAAGCTTTACAATGTGACTTTCATGTGTCTGTGCGGTCTGATAGCAGAATGTTTGTCGTGGTGCTGCGCTTCCTCATAAATTGGCGGTCTAACGGCTGTAATGGACACTCATATGTGGCTAAATATGAATAATGCAAAAAtcctagcaaacaaaaaaagaaaaaaaaaaaaacagatacataaaaatgaagtgaaagcaataatggcgctgctggtgtgtGGTAAAGTTATTGTTAAGATAGCCGACAGTAAATACCAGTGAAATGTGATGACTAATAAATcaaaacatatgcatgcatgtgtgtatgtggggAAGTATGtgttatgaaagaaaatatatatttgtgcgATGGGAAAGTTTTAAGCCTGaagccaaaaaatttgtttagaaaaattgaatttttcttgaaaatttttgctgaaaattttctTAACGCTGTAAATGCTTAAACTTTCTTTCTTCGCAATGCATTGTGGAAAAATTTAGTAGAAAGCCATTTTAACGGCCTTTCAACTGGAAAATTTAGTGTTTGTTTGGAAATTCAAAATCCAAACAACATAATTTATGCTTTCAAATTATTCTGTGCTTTCTGCGCTCTTTTATCCAACCTTTCACGCAGATACACAAAAATTAGACCTTCGAATTAGTCGTTAAGTAGACGGCCCGCAGCAAATTCACTCCAGCGCCGCCATCACTTTCTAATAAATACATTTCCCCAAGCTCGCcgaatatagtaaaaaattgagCGCGAAGTTCACTTAAGCTACAATTAACGGTGACTTTTAGTaccgcttttttgcttttttggggTTAGTTACCATGCTTCGAGTGGTAACGATAGTAGATTTAGTTGTAGTTGAGTTTTCCTTGTGAGGctgatgtacatacacatttacatagGTTTACATGTGTGTGCTTTGAAAAATCACCCCCTATTTTGGGTGGCTGTCTCACTCCAATTGCATTAGTTAAAAAGCATTATACTTGTTGTTGTATGCACCCTATCATGCTGCGAAACTGAGTAACCAACCGTTCGTCGAAATACTCGCAAGTGCTAAGGAGAGTCGATAAGCCAAGCGTGGAAGCATGCACGCGCGACTCCTTGAAGCGGCTAACTAGAATGGGCCAGTAGGGATATTCATAGAGTTTTTTGCACGACAGTTTATTGCATCCACAGGATTTATCTTTGGATAGCCGGTTGTCGCCACTCGGTCACATCATTGATATCGATGATATCTGCTTTTGAAAATAAGCGCTCTAGTAAACGTAAAGAGTCTCTGGGTCACGAGTATTTACTCACTTTGCTGAAACGTAGAAAGAGAAACATCGTTTCCTTCGTTAAATTCGTTCtgttccataatttttttgtgatttctgggatattttcttccataaaattgtAGTAAAAGAAACAGCTTGGAATAAAAGGGTTTGTTGAGTCACTCGCTCTCTTGTAATAACTTATCTAACCAAGAAAAAAACggctagaaaaataattttaaacatttacaGTGCAATTTATGTGCTTATAGATGAAAAATTGAactaataaataagaaatttaaataataaactaaaatttttacgcCTCTGGagtaaaaattcccaaaaatacttatttactcAAAAAGAGAGTAAACAGTTTTTTCGTATTACCGACCGGTAAGATTCTGCTTTATTCGTGTTATAGAattattagtttaaaaaatattgcattcgTATTATTGGAAATTCGTACAAAAGAGCCTTCGTATTACTGGACGTCGactgtatattattttattttattttattttatctaagtaaatataattttaattttttataagtttttcttatatatatttattctaagtaaatataattttttgatttaatttttttattttattttattacattatattttatctaagttagtgtaatacatttttttattttattttattttatttaagttagtttaattaaatttattattttattttactttatttaatttaatttaattttattttacttacatattttcctttttaattcgTTCAAATGTTTGCAGTATTCAGTGAACACACCTTATCGTTACTTTTTGTAATTTGCCTCCTGTTATCCGTTTTCGCTGCAGACACGAACATGCTGTGCCAAGACAACCGAACTAGCAAGCTTAgctgtatgtgtttgtgtgcatgGCTGCTTCGCCTTGTGGGGTTGATAACGCACGCAATGTTCATATAGTACATACACTCGTACGTGCAGAACGTATTGGGGTTTTTGGCACTAAAATGATAGTGTTTCATTATGAGGAaattttgttgctattgttgctgtttttcggCGCGTTCAAGTGCGTTCGACTGTGCAACAGGCGAGTGTTTCGTCAATGGCTCAGACTGGCAGTACTCCAGACACCGATTGTTTAGTCAGGCACTCAGTATATTGTCGTCGATTGAAGAGGGCGTTTCACAGACGCCAAAGAACGGAAAAATATCAGAAATgtgtagaagaaaaaaattcgccaaaaatagcaaaaatatattaaaaaaagtataaagccTTGCGGTAAAGTTTAGtgtcatatttatatgtaaaaataattaatttataaaaaaaaatatagcaaataaattatattgaaagttcaaaaaaaaagttacaaaaaaaaaaaaatgtgcgtgACTTAAACGAATATTTAAAACTTCAATTGTGCTAAATACGCATAAGTTTTCGATGTATAGATGCAGTAATGTCCTTTTcgcttgcaccagctgtagctGCGCCAAAAAGTATACTATCGTttgaatatgtgtgtgtgtgggcgtGTGCATAACTTTTGCGGCAACCACTTGTGAATATCGaaatattgtatgtattttCAAGGCAAATAGCGCATAACACAAcaaatattgttgaaaataacccaacaacaataacaattatcGCAAGACACTGCACGCAAAAGCAATCATACGCAGTGGTgtgtgcagcaacaacaactacaata from Anastrepha obliqua isolate idAnaObli1 chromosome 2, idAnaObli1_1.0, whole genome shotgun sequence harbors:
- the LOC129237921 gene encoding vacuole membrane protein 1, whose product is MSQHSKKDAPTSRSRKQQQQQQQQQNAESIKQKPNALGNSSTANRKSNGGIPWSSNAASPSGGSITTSASAPALTRKKSQTKLQKEKERAERETLVLWRRPVQTVRYCGLELVTLVHTSWKRLLQQRGLLAAVLVLGTLLSFTCYLPGPHQLVLDVVRRNTWFFIYWTGLGVLSSVGLGTGLHTFLLYLGPHIASVTLAAYECNSLNFPRPPYPDDIICPEEPYVKKMPNLWMIMSKVRMEAFLWGAGTALGELPPYFMAKAARLSGYDPDDAEELAEFEALKAKRNQTNLSLMDKGKLFMERVVERVGFLGILACASIPNPLFDLAGITCGHFLVPFWTFFGATLIGKAIIKMHIQKVFVIIAFNEALIERAVDLLGKLPIFGKKLQEPFKGFLNNQKKHLHRQRQPAAESGNLLSKVFETFVICMVCYFIISIVNSLAQNYHKRLHKKHVKKVKKSIGKD